The DNA sequence CATCAAATACAACGAGCATGTCGGACAGCTGCACCGCACGGATGAAAGCGGCAACCGTATTGCGCTGCGTTTCGCCACGCTGCTTGCTAAAAAAGAGCAGGTTAAGGATTAAATTAACCTGAGCACCAGCGTCAGTTATTCGACGCTGGTGCCAGCGATTCTAACTGACAAGGCTCGCCATACAGGCTGCCCTGAAGGTAATCCACGCCCAGCTTACGCAGTAAAATATCCGCTTCTGCTGACTCCACGCAGCAAACAATAACCTGCATCTTTTTCGATCGGGCAATCACGCATGTTGCTTCGATGATTTGGTAATCCTGGCTGCTGTTCAGCATGTTACGCACAAAGCTGCCGTCGATTTTAAGCATATCCACCTGGGTTTCCTTCAGGCGCACATAGCTGTTGTAACCCTGCCCAAAATCATCGATCACGATCCGGCAGCCCAGCGCACGTAACTGAGCAATAGCACGGTTTCCCCAGCTGTAATCCGTCAGAACCGGTAATTCTTCTATGGCAAATATCAGCTGCCAGGGCTCAACCTGAAATTCGTGCAGCAGCGTTTCAATCTCTGTGACCAGCCCCGGGCGGCAAAGGCTTGCGGCAAACAGATTGATGGCAAACCGGATACCGGGCAGCGTTCCCCGGTGCGCATCAATAAAACCCAACGTATGCCGGATAACCCACTGGTCGAGCTGCCAGTTCAAACCAAATTCGTTCACTATCGGGTAAAGTCGTTCAAATTCGACCTTTTCGCCATAGCTGTCATTCAGGTAGAGCTGGAGATGATAATAATCATCACCTCTGGCACCACACGCTCTTTCCGCCATCAGCGTAAAGCTGTTCGATGTTAGCGCCAGCTGGATATCATTCAGTAAGGCGATTTTCTTGCTGATGCGAAACTGGACCGGCAGGCTTATATTCTGCTGTAAATTCTCCGCAACGCCGCTGGTCAGTGATGCTTCAGCCATGCCGCTCATCTCACCCAGCAATTCATATAAGTGGCTGACCGGCGGCCGAATATGGCAATAGCTCAGGCCCACTTTCAGATGAACCGGCAGGCCGTCCCAGCTCAAACGATAGTCCTGTAGCCGCACCGCGATGCTTTCTATCCGCGTCAAATGATTGTCGTCCTCCAGCCGCACGACCAGATCAAAACCTGGAAGCTGGTAGATATCTTCTCCAGCGCGCAACAAGGGTCGCAAATGGTTAGCCAGGCTGCGCTTGTACTGAATACGCAAGCGCAATCCATAGGTGCGGCTTAAACGATCCAGTTCGGGAATGGTCATAAAGCACAGCGTGGAACGGGAACTGTTGGCCAGCGCAAGACTCAACGCCCGCAGATTAGGCAGCCCCATCACAGGATCGTTTAATGCCGCTTTTTTCGTCCGGTTGAGCGCTCGTCGCTGTTGGGTGCTAACGGCGGCCATCAACAGTATGGTCATGCTGAATATCAGCAGATTGGCCGACATGACCGCCAGATGATACGGGTCAGTATACGGATGCAGAAAACGATCCCTGAGCTGATAGAGCACCATCAGCAGCAATGCCCAGCTGAGGGCGGTAAACAGATAGCCAAAGCGGACGGCGGCCCATAACATCAGCGGCAGAAGCAGCGGCAAGCCATAATCCGTACTCAGCAAATTGCGCTGGGTGGCGTCCAGCTGCATCAGCATAGCCAACAGGAAAACCAGCAGACAAAGCCAGGCAAGATATTCGATTCGGCTGACGCCTGCGGCGGCCTGACGCTGAATACGCAGAAATATCATCCGAAAGAAGGCAGGCTTACGCAGACCACGAATAAATAAATAGCAAATTTGCACCATGGTGACGCTGGAGAGCATCACTGACTGAAGATTAAGCAGCGTATGCAGCGACAGAAGATCGCGGGAAAAAACGCTGCCTTTTAGTGGCATCAGGCCGCTTGCCGCGACTATCTGCATCATCAGCCCAAACAGCGTGGGAATAAAAAAAACCAGCCACAATAGTCGTACAGGCATCAGCCGCAGCTCGCCATAATCTACACACCATCTTCGCCTGGCCTGTAATCGATATCCGCTCCACCCTGCCGCTAATACAATCAGATAAATGCCGATAATGATACTGGCGGGTTCTGGGGCATAGCGGTTGAAGTAATAGTATGAAAGCCCCAGCGTAATACCGGGCAAAGCGCCCCAGTCGTAGACCAGCATTAGCGCGATCATTACCGCCAGCGGCAGATAAATCAGATAGACATACCCTTCCAGCACCCACAAGCGTACCGAGAGATGTGTGGTCAGGGGAATCAATAACAGCGGCAGAATAAGGGCTAAGCCCCAGGGACTTTTGCGGAAATGGTTAAGCCGGGCTGTGGTGCACATGGTGTTCGCTGGTCGATGGCAGGCTCTGCCTGAACAAAGGGGCGCGCCGAAAAAAACAGGCGCGGTCGGATACGCCTTGCCAGCAGTTATCGGAAAGCAATAGCGCTGGCGCGCCACGTCATAGTAGGGATAAATGTCCGGTTAAATTTGATCCACATCAACCCATTTCAAGGTTTTAGCAGCAATAGCCGGTTGTTTAGCTAAAAATAGCCTTTATCTTTAAAACGGGCGCGTAACCCAGTCAATGATGAGGTGAGTTGATATTGACCTGTCGATTGGGCTGTGCGTAAATTGTTCTTCCGCCTTTGGGCTACTCCAGGATAAATGCGTGAATAACGCCATGTCATTTAAACGTCAGAAAACCAGCAGGATGACCCGCGTCGTTCTCCTCATAAGCTTTATTCTTTTAGTCGGCAGGCTGATTTATGCGGTTCCCGGCGCCATCGAACATCATAAGCAAAAACATCAGGACGCGAGTGTACCCAACACAGTGAATAAATAACGCTCACCCGTACGGTCTATCTATAGGGAGTTGCCTGAAAAAATGCAGCTTTTCCCTTCTTTTTGCCCGTTTTAAGCAATACTTAGTCCAACACCTGCATTTTGCCAGACACAAGGGAATTAATATGTCTGTAGCTCATTCACATGCTCGGCAACTTGCTGAGATTCGTAGCCGTATCCTTAACTTATTACTTAACGACGGCGACCTGGTCGATACGCTCCTTGAGCGGCCGCTAAAAGAAACCGATGCCGAAGCCCGCGCCCATGAGGAGCAGGTTCAGGAAATCGCCCAGTATCTTCCTTTGCTGCACGCGGCAGATATTGCTGACCTGCTGGAAGCGCTGCCACAGGACGAGCGACTGGCGCTATGGCGGCTGGTCAGTACCGAACGCCGGGGGATGGTGCTGGTTGAGGCGTCTGAAAGCGTTTGGGAAAGCCTGATTGAAGAGATGAGCGATCGCGATTTGCTGCGCGCTATCGAACCGCTGGATATTGATGAACAGGTCTACCTTGCCAAATATCTCTCCCGTGATTTAACCGGCCGCCTGCTGACTTCGCTGGAACCTGAGCAGCGTTCTCGCGTGCTGGAAGTGATGGATTTTGATCGGGATCGCGTAGGTCGTATTACCGATTTTAAGCTGGTCACCATGCCAGCAGACGTCACGCTGGCGACCGTACAGCGCTACCTGCGGCGGAAAAAATCGATCCCGGACGGTACCGATAAACTGTTTATTACTGATGAAAACAACGTGCTGTTAGGCGAGCTGACGCTAACGGATATTTTGCTGAACAAGCCGAAGAAACTGGTGCTGGAAGTAATGAACGATCGCCCCACCACCTTCCGGATTGATGATAAAGCGGAAGATGCCGCCGGCGCGTTTGAACGTTATAACCTGATTTCTGCGGCAGTTATTGATGCCAAAGGCAAGCTGATGGGTCGCGTGACCGTTGAAGACGTCATCGACCTGGTGAACGAGCAGAACGACAGCAGCATCCGTAAAATGGGCGGCGTGAACCCGGATGAGGATGTGTTC is a window from the Pantoea sp. CCBC3-3-1 genome containing:
- a CDS encoding EAL domain-containing protein encodes the protein MCTTARLNHFRKSPWGLALILPLLLIPLTTHLSVRLWVLEGYVYLIYLPLAVMIALMLVYDWGALPGITLGLSYYYFNRYAPEPASIIIGIYLIVLAAGWSGYRLQARRRWCVDYGELRLMPVRLLWLVFFIPTLFGLMMQIVAASGLMPLKGSVFSRDLLSLHTLLNLQSVMLSSVTMVQICYLFIRGLRKPAFFRMIFLRIQRQAAAGVSRIEYLAWLCLLVFLLAMLMQLDATQRNLLSTDYGLPLLLPLMLWAAVRFGYLFTALSWALLLMVLYQLRDRFLHPYTDPYHLAVMSANLLIFSMTILLMAAVSTQQRRALNRTKKAALNDPVMGLPNLRALSLALANSSRSTLCFMTIPELDRLSRTYGLRLRIQYKRSLANHLRPLLRAGEDIYQLPGFDLVVRLEDDNHLTRIESIAVRLQDYRLSWDGLPVHLKVGLSYCHIRPPVSHLYELLGEMSGMAEASLTSGVAENLQQNISLPVQFRISKKIALLNDIQLALTSNSFTLMAERACGARGDDYYHLQLYLNDSYGEKVEFERLYPIVNEFGLNWQLDQWVIRHTLGFIDAHRGTLPGIRFAINLFAASLCRPGLVTEIETLLHEFQVEPWQLIFAIEELPVLTDYSWGNRAIAQLRALGCRIVIDDFGQGYNSYVRLKETQVDMLKIDGSFVRNMLNSSQDYQIIEATCVIARSKKMQVIVCCVESAEADILLRKLGVDYLQGSLYGEPCQLESLAPASNN
- a CDS encoding YfgG family protein, which codes for MNNAMSFKRQKTSRMTRVVLLISFILLVGRLIYAVPGAIEHHKQKHQDASVPNTVNK
- the mgtE gene encoding magnesium transporter, translated to MSVAHSHARQLAEIRSRILNLLLNDGDLVDTLLERPLKETDAEARAHEEQVQEIAQYLPLLHAADIADLLEALPQDERLALWRLVSTERRGMVLVEASESVWESLIEEMSDRDLLRAIEPLDIDEQVYLAKYLSRDLTGRLLTSLEPEQRSRVLEVMDFDRDRVGRITDFKLVTMPADVTLATVQRYLRRKKSIPDGTDKLFITDENNVLLGELTLTDILLNKPKKLVLEVMNDRPTTFRIDDKAEDAAGAFERYNLISAAVIDAKGKLMGRVTVEDVIDLVNEQNDSSIRKMGGVNPDEDVFAPVTKAVRTRWTWLAVNLCTAFVASRVIGLFEDTISQLVALATLMPIVAGIGGNTGNQTITMIVRALALHQVEPGNFSFLIARELGVALINGLCWGGIMGGVTWAMYGNPALGGVMMLAMVLNLLLAALMGVLIPLIMTKLNRDPAVGSSVLITALTDTGGFFIFLGLATMFLLH